The proteins below come from a single Clupea harengus chromosome 21, Ch_v2.0.2, whole genome shotgun sequence genomic window:
- the LOC116218252 gene encoding putative nuclease HARBI1, translated as MPLLALYFDGHSDMRVDFRLPRESFNALMAVLGTDCDHGWGPEISCLVFIFWLASATSYRVVARAFDMPRATVHRLVHRMSGQIAALLYTVVRHPTGEELPRLGTRFARLAGSAAFSRVVGAIDGCHIRVKPPAEDAACYFNRKLFHSIQLQAICDDKCKFIDVCVGYPGSVHDARVLKNSPIYYEQSYPPPGYCILGDGGYPCLSQPICLMTPFRQPVRNHLQARYNCCLSKARCVVERSFGILKTRWRSIFLKALEVDVRFVPEVIVCCTVLHNICLTNGDLLEPDADVRRAAEDQPAPAPAPPGNVSGAENRERIAIQCYVPDHDYI; from the coding sequence ATGCCACTGCTGGCATTGTATTTTGATGGCCACAGTGACATGAGGGTGGACTTCAGGCTCCCCCGAGAGTCATTTAACGCCCTCATGGCTGTGCTGGGCACTGATTGTGACCATGGTTGGGGCCCTGAGATCTCCTgtctcgtttttattttttggctTGCCAGCGCCACCTCCTATCGGGTGGTGGCCAGGGCCTTCGACATGCCCCGGGCCACCGTTCACCGGCTGGTGCACAGGATGAGTGGGCAGATCGCTGCGCTCCTGTACACCGTTGTCCGCCACCCTACAGGAGAGGAACTCCCACGCCTAGGTACCCGCTTCGCCCGTCTAGCTGGGTCAGCAGCCTTCAGCAGAGTGGTGGGGGCTATTGATGGCTGCCACATCCGAGTAAAGCCCCCAGCGGAGGATGCTGCCTGTTATTTCAACAGGAAGCTTTTTCACTCCATCCAGCTGCAGGCCATCTGTGATGATAAGTGCAAatttatagatgtgtgtgtgggctacccAGGCTCAGTGCATGATGCCAGGGTCCTAAAAAACAGCCCCATCTACTATGAGCAGTCATACCCTCCACCAGGATACTGTATCCTTGGGGATGGTGGCTACCCCTGCCTGTCCCAACCCATCTGCCTCATGACCCCCTTCAGGCAGCCTGTCCGCAACCACCTCCAAGCACGCTACAACTGCTGCCTGTCAAAGGCGAGGTGTGTTGTGGAGAGGTCCTTTGGGATACTGAAGACGCGATGGCGGTCCATCTTCTTGAAGGCCCTGGAGGTGGATGTGAGGTTTGTGCCAGAGGTCATTGTCTGCTGCACTGTGCTCCACAACATCTGCCTCACAAACGGTGACCTGCTGGAGCCAGATGCAGATGTCAGGAGGGCAGCAGAGGACcagccagcaccagcaccagcacctccAGGAAACGTCTCTGGGgcagaaaacagagaaaggatAGCCATTCAGTGCTATGTCCCAGACCATGACTACATTTAA